In Leptodesmis sichuanensis A121, the following are encoded in one genomic region:
- a CDS encoding Uma2 family endonuclease: MTLVDWQPPPPPTDLIFDDGEPLETNRHRIAMNVLIDSALQALSDRSNCFTGGNMFVYYSRNQAMNRDFRGPDFFVVLDVDGDRERQGWVVWEEEGRYPDVIVELMSPSTAKVDLGVKKDLYERTFRTADYFVYDPFDPSSLQGWHLNAAQRYQPLLPNERGWLWCETLQLWLGTWEGSIRREPPTGTCHWLRFYDRDGNLVPLPEEAAQQQAEQAYQRAEQAYQRAEQERQRAEQEHQRAEQERQRAERLAARLRALGEDPENL; this comes from the coding sequence ATGACCCTGGTTGATTGGCAACCTCCCCCACCCCCTACGGATTTAATTTTTGACGATGGAGAACCGTTGGAAACCAATCGCCACCGGATTGCCATGAATGTGTTGATCGACTCAGCATTGCAAGCCCTGTCTGATCGATCGAACTGCTTCACGGGCGGTAATATGTTTGTCTATTACAGCCGCAATCAGGCCATGAACCGGGATTTCAGAGGGCCAGATTTCTTTGTAGTACTGGATGTAGATGGCGATCGCGAACGGCAGGGCTGGGTGGTCTGGGAAGAAGAAGGCCGCTATCCAGATGTGATTGTGGAACTGATGTCTCCCAGTACAGCCAAAGTTGATCTAGGTGTGAAAAAGGATCTGTATGAACGCACCTTCCGAACAGCTGATTACTTTGTCTACGATCCGTTCGATCCCAGTTCCTTGCAGGGCTGGCATCTAAACGCGGCGCAACGCTATCAACCACTGTTACCGAATGAGCGCGGCTGGCTTTGGTGTGAAACCCTGCAACTGTGGTTGGGCACCTGGGAGGGCAGCATTCGTCGAGAACCACCGACTGGAACCTGTCACTGGCTGCGATTTTACGATCGCGATGGCAATTTAGTTCCGTTGCCTGAAGAAGCCGCTCAACAACAAGCCGAGCAAGCATACCAACGGGCCGAGCAAGCATACCAACGGGCCGAACAGGAACGTCAACGAGCGGAGCAAGAACACCAGCGAGCCGAACAGGAACGCCAACGAGCGGAACGACTGGCTGCCCGGCTGCGGGCATTAGGGGAAGACCCGGAGAACCTATGA
- a CDS encoding HlyD family secretion protein: MKRLDAPSLNGNGRVHRGEPGTLDDLDGRQLEASEDLDAESAVSVLNPPQTAPATTPVTESPSEPTPTPQAPKHRPIKAILAVAGVGAIAAGAFGYHYWQYASSHEETDNATVAGHIHQISARVPGTVQDVLVNDNQMVKKGQLLVKLDPSDYQIKLQQAQADLAAAQQKANTAQVTIALAAKNAAASGTQSQGDVAKAQAAIAQAQAQVTEAQAGVPQAEAQLAQSQANWQKAQADFNRFSTLFHEGAVTQRDLDTARQAYQVAQAQTNASQEAVRQAQAKLVQARQTVATAQAGLIAAQGGIQQAQAKGIQTQVSRSDFGTAQTAIVQAQVALKNAQQQLSYTNILAPADGKIGRKTVEVGQQIQPGTPLMALVSNEYWVTANFKETQLNKMRPGQKVEIKLDSFPGKKFEGRVDSIAPASGSEFALLPPDNATGNFTKVVQRIPVKIVFDPQSIKGYESMITPGMSAVVTVDLK; the protein is encoded by the coding sequence ATGAAACGCTTGGATGCCCCGTCCTTAAATGGCAATGGTCGGGTACACAGGGGAGAGCCTGGTACGCTCGATGATTTAGATGGTCGCCAACTAGAAGCTTCAGAAGATTTGGATGCTGAGTCTGCAGTATCAGTGCTCAATCCTCCTCAGACGGCTCCGGCCACAACTCCGGTCACAGAGTCGCCCTCGGAGCCAACTCCCACCCCTCAAGCTCCCAAACATCGACCGATTAAAGCCATCTTGGCCGTTGCTGGTGTAGGGGCGATCGCCGCGGGAGCCTTCGGATACCACTATTGGCAATATGCTTCCAGCCATGAAGAAACAGACAACGCTACGGTCGCTGGACATATTCATCAGATCAGTGCCCGCGTTCCCGGTACGGTGCAGGATGTGCTGGTGAACGATAACCAGATGGTGAAAAAGGGCCAACTCCTGGTGAAGTTGGATCCCAGCGATTACCAGATTAAGTTGCAGCAGGCTCAAGCAGATCTGGCCGCGGCTCAACAAAAGGCGAATACGGCTCAGGTGACTATTGCCCTGGCTGCTAAAAATGCGGCAGCTTCTGGTACGCAGTCTCAAGGTGATGTAGCGAAGGCGCAGGCGGCGATCGCTCAAGCCCAAGCTCAGGTGACAGAAGCTCAGGCGGGAGTACCGCAAGCTGAGGCTCAACTGGCCCAGTCGCAAGCCAACTGGCAAAAAGCGCAGGCCGATTTCAACCGTTTCTCTACCCTGTTTCATGAAGGGGCGGTAACACAACGAGATTTAGACACAGCCCGACAAGCCTATCAAGTGGCCCAGGCGCAAACAAATGCAAGTCAAGAAGCGGTACGACAGGCTCAGGCCAAACTGGTGCAGGCTCGCCAAACTGTTGCGACTGCTCAAGCGGGATTGATAGCGGCGCAAGGTGGCATTCAGCAAGCACAAGCAAAGGGCATCCAAACTCAGGTCAGCCGCAGTGATTTTGGGACGGCGCAAACGGCGATCGTTCAGGCTCAAGTCGCCCTGAAAAATGCCCAACAACAACTGTCCTACACCAACATTCTGGCTCCAGCCGATGGCAAGATTGGTCGCAAAACGGTAGAAGTGGGGCAGCAAATCCAACCGGGTACGCCGTTGATGGCGCTGGTCAGCAATGAATACTGGGTGACGGCTAACTTCAAAGAAACTCAATTAAATAAGATGCGTCCCGGTCAGAAAGTGGAGATTAAGCTGGACTCCTTCCCTGGCAAGAAATTTGAGGGGCGGGTAGATAGCATTGCTCCTGCGTCGGGATCTGAGTTTGCTCTCCTACCGCCAGATAATGCCACGGGTAACTTTACGAAGGTAGTACAACGGATTCCCGTCAAGATTGTTTTCGATCCTCAAAGCATCAAAGGCTATGAGTCGATGATTACACCAGGGATGTCTGCCGTTGTCACCGTTGATTTGAAGTAA
- a CDS encoding pantothenate kinase, translated as MALMESWLALAIGNSHLHWGLFIGDRLHHTWDTPHLSPDQVHYLISHHFDFTLFPSSPHPPPPNPHPLISNPPLHIASVVPTQTQLWTTYPQAHLLQLTDVPLQGMYPTFGLDRALTLWAAILAIGSPVLVIDAGTALTFTAADENHHLLGGAILPGLRLQLAALSQNTAALPHSPLPTSHSPLPPHWSLTTPEAIASGILHTLLAGIRDFLNHWWKRYPAGQVMMTGGDSDRFYHYLITEQPILAQRLHCDRTLIFKGMQAVRAQRN; from the coding sequence ATGGCGTTGATGGAATCGTGGTTAGCATTGGCGATCGGCAACTCTCACCTGCACTGGGGATTGTTTATCGGCGATCGCCTGCATCACACCTGGGATACCCCCCACCTTTCCCCAGACCAAGTCCATTACCTGATCAGCCATCACTTCGACTTCACCCTCTTCCCCTCATCTCCCCACCCCCCGCCCCCTAATCCCCACCCCCTAATCTCTAATCCCCCACTCCACATCGCCTCCGTCGTCCCCACCCAAACCCAACTGTGGACAACCTACCCCCAGGCTCACTTGCTCCAACTAACCGATGTGCCCTTACAAGGGATGTATCCTACCTTTGGCCTCGATCGTGCCCTGACTCTGTGGGCCGCTATCTTGGCGATCGGCAGTCCCGTTCTGGTGATTGATGCAGGTACCGCGCTGACTTTTACTGCTGCTGACGAAAATCACCACTTGCTCGGAGGAGCTATCCTACCCGGTCTCCGCCTGCAACTAGCCGCACTCAGCCAAAACACCGCTGCCCTTCCCCACTCCCCACTTCCCACTTCCCACTCCCCTCTTCCTCCCCACTGGAGTCTGACCACCCCTGAAGCGATCGCCAGTGGCATTCTCCATACCTTGCTGGCTGGCATTCGCGATTTTCTCAACCATTGGTGGAAACGGTATCCCGCTGGGCAAGTGATGATGACGGGAGGAGATAGCGATCGGTTTTATCACTACCTGATCACTGAGCAGCCAATTCTGGCTCAACGCCTTCATTGCGATCGCACACTCATCTTTAAGGGAATGCAAGCGGTGAGAGCACAAAGGAACTAA
- a CDS encoding DUF4149 domain-containing protein, whose product MLDGIVMPALYTSGMMTEPNFAIAGYSLFSLFNRIELLCAGLVLTSILGLRYGRHPWNRPGWMTVLLSLLLLAIALVDTYGFTPQMSALGLQLNWFVESNQPPASMNQLHLSYWLFDGLKIAATGLLLWLYNRKLHPVTMMG is encoded by the coding sequence ATGCTGGACGGGATTGTCATGCCCGCACTTTACACCTCCGGCATGATGACAGAACCCAATTTTGCGATCGCAGGCTACTCTCTATTTTCTCTTTTTAACCGAATTGAATTACTCTGTGCAGGTCTGGTGCTCACCAGCATTTTAGGTTTGCGCTATGGTCGGCATCCCTGGAACCGTCCAGGGTGGATGACAGTGTTGCTATCCCTGTTGCTGTTGGCGATCGCACTGGTAGATACCTACGGCTTCACCCCGCAAATGAGCGCCCTGGGACTACAACTCAACTGGTTTGTTGAATCCAACCAACCGCCTGCATCCATGAATCAACTGCACCTCAGCTACTGGCTATTCGATGGACTAAAAATTGCTGCCACTGGCTTGTTGCTCTGGTTGTATAACCGCAAACTGCATCCGGTGACAATGATGGGATGA
- a CDS encoding DHA2 family efflux MFS transporter permease subunit: protein MAASLTTQPPSDRVSFKTWIGVWGTVLGAFMAVLDIQITNSSLKDIQAALGATLEEGSWISTAYLVAEIVVIPLTGWLSQVFSVRRYILVNATLFILFSMLCASAWSLPSMIVFRALQGFTGGILIPMAFTVLLTTLPPAKQPIGMALFAITATFAPSIGPTFGGWLTENFSWHYVFYINLIPGLLLLAAVWYAIEPKPMQLHLLKEGDWGGIIAMAIGLGSLQIVLEEGSRKDWFGSALIVRLTAIAVIFLAIFFWIELTRKKPFINLRLMTHRNFGLSSVINVTLGLGLYGSVYIMPLYLSQIQGYNAMQIGEVLMWVGFPQLLIIPFVPKLMQKIDVRVLIAVGISLFAISCLMNSTLTNQTGLDQLRWSQLVRAMGQPLIMIPLSSVATAGLPASQAGSASGLFNMMRNLGGSIGIAAIATLLTNRQQFHSNRLGEAVSIYSPATQERLQQMTQYFVSQGADLVTAQQQAIETMSNIVRREAYVMAFNDCFYFIACALLLSGITVLFLKKVKATGSAAVH from the coding sequence GTGGCTGCCTCTCTTACCACTCAACCGCCTAGCGATCGCGTTTCATTCAAAACCTGGATTGGGGTCTGGGGGACAGTTCTGGGTGCGTTCATGGCAGTGCTGGATATCCAGATCACCAACTCCTCTTTGAAAGATATTCAGGCGGCTCTGGGAGCCACATTGGAGGAAGGTTCCTGGATCTCAACGGCTTATCTGGTAGCGGAAATTGTGGTCATTCCGCTGACCGGTTGGCTGTCTCAGGTCTTCTCGGTACGCCGTTACATCTTGGTGAATGCGACGCTGTTCATTCTATTCTCCATGCTGTGCGCCTCGGCCTGGAGTTTGCCCTCCATGATTGTGTTCCGGGCATTACAGGGATTCACCGGCGGGATTCTGATCCCGATGGCCTTTACCGTCCTATTAACCACCCTGCCCCCGGCGAAACAACCGATCGGCATGGCTCTGTTTGCCATTACGGCTACCTTTGCCCCCTCCATCGGCCCCACTTTTGGCGGCTGGTTGACAGAAAACTTTAGCTGGCATTATGTCTTCTACATCAACCTGATTCCCGGTCTGTTATTGCTGGCAGCGGTCTGGTATGCGATCGAACCCAAACCCATGCAATTGCATTTGCTGAAAGAAGGAGACTGGGGCGGCATTATTGCCATGGCGATCGGTCTGGGATCACTCCAGATTGTTTTAGAAGAGGGCAGCCGTAAGGATTGGTTTGGCTCAGCGTTGATTGTGCGCTTGACGGCGATCGCAGTGATCTTCCTGGCGATCTTTTTCTGGATTGAACTGACGCGCAAAAAGCCCTTTATTAACCTGCGCTTGATGACCCATCGCAACTTCGGTTTATCCAGCGTGATTAATGTCACCCTGGGATTGGGGCTATATGGTTCGGTCTACATCATGCCCTTATATCTCAGCCAGATTCAGGGATACAACGCCATGCAGATTGGGGAAGTGCTGATGTGGGTGGGCTTTCCCCAGTTATTGATTATTCCGTTTGTCCCCAAACTGATGCAAAAAATTGATGTGCGGGTGTTGATTGCCGTCGGTATTAGCCTGTTTGCCATCAGTTGTTTGATGAACTCGACCCTGACTAATCAGACGGGGCTGGATCAATTGCGCTGGTCACAACTGGTACGGGCGATGGGCCAACCCCTGATTATGATACCCCTGTCTTCTGTGGCTACCGCTGGACTGCCTGCCTCGCAAGCGGGTTCGGCTTCTGGATTATTTAATATGATGCGAAATCTGGGTGGCTCAATCGGGATTGCCGCGATCGCCACCCTGTTAACCAACCGCCAACAGTTTCACTCCAACCGCCTGGGAGAAGCGGTTTCTATCTACAGTCCTGCTACTCAGGAGCGGCTTCAGCAAATGACCCAGTATTTTGTCAGTCAGGGAGCCGACCTGGTCACAGCTCAACAACAGGCTATTGAAACGATGAGCAACATTGTTCGCCGAGAAGCGTATGTAATGGCATTTAATGATTGCTTTTACTTCATCGCCTGCGCCCTTTTGTTAAGCGGTATCACGGTCTTGTTCTTGAAGAAGGTAAAAGCTACAGGCAGTGCCGCGGTTCATTAA
- a CDS encoding Fe(3+) ABC transporter substrate-binding protein, which produces MNITRRTLLALGTTIVTIAAGSFAQYALVNAQANRVLNLYSARHYDTDNALYQGFTKRTGIKVNLVEAPADKLIERIKSEGANSPADVLMTVDAGNLWRAEEAGLLQPISSRALQSAIPANLRDPEGHWFGLSKRARVIVYNKNRVKPSELSTYEDLANPKWKGRVIMRSSSNVYNQSLTGSLLAVHGAKKTEEWAKGLVANFARPPQGNDTAQIKEVAAGVGDVTFANTYYVVRLMESNKPEDRDVVSKIGVFFPNQGNRGTHVNISGGGVVKTSRNRDAAIKFLEYLVSPEAQTIFAKGNNEYPVRANVAVDPKLASLGKFKEDRINAAVFGRNNNQAVRIMDRAGWK; this is translated from the coding sequence ATGAACATTACGAGACGCACTTTGTTGGCGCTGGGCACTACGATCGTGACTATTGCAGCAGGCTCGTTTGCTCAGTATGCACTGGTAAACGCTCAGGCAAATCGGGTGCTTAATCTCTACTCTGCTCGTCATTATGATACAGATAACGCGTTGTATCAGGGATTTACTAAACGAACTGGAATTAAAGTGAATTTGGTTGAGGCTCCCGCCGACAAGTTGATCGAACGGATTAAAAGTGAGGGAGCCAATAGTCCAGCCGATGTTTTGATGACAGTGGATGCAGGCAATCTGTGGCGGGCTGAAGAAGCTGGGTTATTGCAACCTATTTCGTCAAGAGCATTGCAATCTGCCATTCCAGCTAACCTGCGAGATCCCGAAGGCCACTGGTTTGGCTTGTCTAAGCGAGCAAGAGTAATTGTTTACAACAAAAATCGTGTCAAACCGTCTGAGCTTTCTACCTATGAGGATTTGGCCAATCCGAAGTGGAAAGGACGTGTGATTATGCGATCGTCCAGCAACGTCTACAACCAGTCATTAACGGGATCTCTGTTAGCCGTGCATGGAGCGAAAAAAACGGAAGAGTGGGCCAAGGGACTGGTGGCCAATTTCGCCCGTCCACCCCAGGGAAATGACACAGCTCAAATTAAGGAAGTGGCCGCAGGAGTAGGAGATGTCACGTTCGCAAACACATACTACGTGGTGCGATTGATGGAATCCAACAAACCAGAAGACAGAGACGTTGTTTCCAAAATTGGCGTGTTCTTCCCCAATCAAGGCAATCGCGGAACTCATGTCAACATCAGCGGTGGCGGTGTGGTTAAAACCTCAAGAAATCGGGATGCGGCCATTAAATTCTTGGAATATTTAGTCAGTCCAGAAGCCCAAACAATTTTTGCTAAAGGCAACAACGAATACCCGGTGCGGGCCAATGTAGCCGTTGATCCCAAACTTGCCAGCCTGGGAAAATTTAAGGAAGACCGGATCAATGCGGCTGTGTTTGGTCGTAATAACAACCAAGCAGTGAGGATTATGGATCGAGCAGGTTGGAAGTAA
- a CDS encoding DUF1830 domain-containing protein, whose product MSTVPVAVVPADPILCCYVNKTDKLQVGRIVNIPNWHFERVVLPGQRLLFEAQVAGLLEVHVITDSSTSLLSTIPCPDLQISTDLINQLLNRLS is encoded by the coding sequence ATGTCAACTGTTCCCGTAGCGGTGGTTCCTGCCGACCCAATTTTATGCTGTTACGTTAACAAAACTGACAAATTGCAAGTTGGGCGAATCGTCAACATCCCGAACTGGCACTTTGAGCGCGTAGTTTTACCAGGACAACGGCTCCTGTTTGAGGCCCAGGTTGCGGGTTTATTAGAAGTGCATGTGATTACCGACTCCAGTACCAGTTTACTCAGTACTATTCCCTGCCCAGATCTGCAGATCAGTACAGATCTGATCAATCAATTGCTCAATCGGCTTTCTTGA
- a CDS encoding MFS transporter, with protein sequence MQSISRALRSRNYRLFFTGQAISLTGNWMTQTATIWLVYHLTHSAWMLGVVGFASQLPNFLLTPIAGVLVDRWNRHRTILLTQLLAMLQSLALAFLAFTNQIDVWQVMALSVFQGAVNALDMPARQAFVVQMVDRKEDVSNAIALNSSIFSGARLVGPAIAGIVIASLGAGTCFLLDGLSYLAVLAGLLAMKLPPLARDSSAQSPGTLWQNLQEGFQYAFGFPPMRAILSLVALTSLVGMPYLVLVPIFAAQIFHGGATTLGLMMAATGLGALIAAVYLSSRSSVLGLGKLIAIAPTILGVALMTFALSRILWLSLLAMFFLGMGLMLQRTSSNTLLQTIVEEDKRGRVMSFFLMAFTGMATCGNLLAGGLAQQIGAPHTLFIGGVLSVIGSLLFIRQFPTFRKQIRPIYYQIGILPQTNS encoded by the coding sequence TTGCAATCCATTTCGCGGGCACTGCGATCGAGAAATTATCGACTCTTCTTTACAGGTCAGGCCATTTCCCTAACAGGCAACTGGATGACGCAAACGGCGACGATCTGGCTAGTGTATCACCTGACCCATTCAGCCTGGATGTTGGGAGTGGTGGGATTTGCCAGTCAACTCCCCAATTTTTTGTTAACCCCGATTGCTGGGGTGCTGGTCGATCGCTGGAACCGTCACCGCACGATTTTGCTGACTCAGTTGCTGGCGATGCTGCAATCCCTGGCGCTGGCGTTTCTAGCCTTTACCAACCAGATTGATGTCTGGCAAGTGATGGCACTGAGCGTCTTTCAGGGGGCTGTGAATGCCCTGGATATGCCCGCGCGTCAAGCGTTCGTAGTGCAGATGGTCGATCGCAAGGAAGATGTGAGTAATGCGATCGCCCTGAATTCCTCCATATTCAGCGGGGCGCGCTTGGTGGGGCCAGCGATCGCTGGGATCGTGATTGCCTCACTGGGGGCAGGCACCTGCTTTCTGCTGGATGGTCTCAGCTATCTCGCAGTGCTGGCAGGGTTATTGGCTATGAAATTACCTCCACTGGCGCGTGACTCCTCTGCTCAATCGCCTGGAACACTCTGGCAGAACCTTCAAGAAGGATTTCAGTATGCCTTTGGATTTCCCCCCATGCGGGCGATTTTATCTCTTGTGGCACTCACCAGTCTGGTAGGAATGCCGTACCTTGTATTGGTGCCCATTTTTGCGGCGCAAATTTTTCATGGAGGAGCAACCACCTTGGGATTGATGATGGCTGCAACTGGACTCGGCGCTTTAATCGCTGCCGTCTATCTCAGTTCTCGCAGCAGTGTGCTGGGATTAGGAAAGCTGATTGCGATCGCCCCTACCATTCTGGGAGTGGCCCTCATGACATTTGCTCTATCGCGCATTCTCTGGCTTTCCTTGCTGGCCATGTTCTTTTTGGGAATGGGTTTAATGTTGCAGCGCACCTCCAGCAACACCCTGTTGCAAACGATCGTGGAAGAAGATAAGCGAGGCCGAGTGATGAGTTTCTTCCTGATGGCGTTTACAGGCATGGCGACCTGCGGCAATTTACTGGCTGGAGGACTGGCTCAACAGATCGGCGCTCCCCATACTTTGTTTATCGGTGGTGTGCTGAGTGTTATCGGATCGCTGCTGTTCATTCGCCAGTTTCCTACGTTTAGAAAGCAGATCCGTCCCATTTACTACCAGATCGGTATTCTGCCTCAGACTAATTCATAA
- a CDS encoding acylphosphatase, translating to MELRRSHVFITGKVQGVGYRFSTQDVAQVFGLAGWVRNLPDGRVEAVFEGDRTAVEKMIAWCRKGPPNAVVEKVTVTNEEPEGLSGFEIRRSK from the coding sequence ATGGAACTTCGTCGATCGCACGTTTTCATTACCGGAAAAGTCCAGGGAGTGGGCTATCGCTTCTCTACCCAGGATGTTGCTCAGGTGTTTGGTTTGGCAGGCTGGGTGCGCAATTTGCCCGATGGCCGTGTTGAAGCGGTTTTTGAGGGCGATCGAACCGCAGTGGAAAAAATGATTGCCTGGTGCCGCAAAGGACCACCGAATGCTGTTGTAGAAAAAGTAACCGTCACAAATGAAGAACCAGAAGGGTTGAGCGGTTTTGAGATCCGGCGATCGAAATAA
- a CDS encoding CPBP family glutamic-type intramembrane protease, with protein MQSPVIQFLVQRLVCAWQTPVTLEAWLYAAALLGIYSMITVPVAFRLGFVRVSASQLSVKDQVGVIAIALVMPSIFEEVVFRVLLLPHPGEGTSPDVQWLWGAIALLIFVLFHPLNSFTFFPASRTTFLSPIFLMAAGFLGAVCSLSYWQSGSLWPPVVIHWIVVVVWLLFLGGYEKLYSPSSQS; from the coding sequence ATGCAGTCACCTGTGATTCAGTTTCTAGTGCAGCGGTTGGTGTGCGCGTGGCAAACTCCAGTGACGCTGGAGGCTTGGCTATATGCGGCTGCATTATTGGGAATCTACAGCATGATCACAGTTCCAGTTGCCTTCAGGCTGGGGTTTGTCCGAGTCAGTGCGTCCCAACTGAGTGTAAAGGATCAGGTCGGGGTGATTGCCATTGCGCTGGTGATGCCATCCATTTTTGAGGAAGTGGTGTTTCGGGTGCTGCTACTGCCGCATCCAGGTGAAGGTACCTCTCCAGATGTGCAATGGCTGTGGGGGGCGATCGCCCTGCTGATCTTCGTGCTGTTCCATCCCTTAAATTCCTTCACCTTTTTTCCGGCCAGTCGCACCACATTCCTGAGTCCTATTTTTCTGATGGCCGCCGGATTTTTGGGCGCGGTCTGTTCGTTGTCCTACTGGCAAAGTGGCTCTCTCTGGCCGCCCGTAGTGATTCATTGGATCGTCGTGGTTGTCTGGTTGCTCTTCCTGGGGGGATACGAGAAATTGTACTCGCCGTCGTCTCAATCCTAA
- the sufU gene encoding Fe-S cluster assembly sulfur transfer protein SufU: MTSLGNLRDLYQQVILERYKKPRHRGQTNPVDRYQKGHNPSCGDTIELTLHLNPAGDRIEDVKFEGEGCAIAMASADLMAEAMRGRSVDEAIAMVQQFQDMMKGGAEFPTEFRKLNVMQGVSQFPVRIKCATLTWHTLKAALESTNTQPSAEYVSNE, encoded by the coding sequence ATGACCTCTTTGGGCAACCTCCGCGATCTCTATCAGCAAGTCATTCTGGAACGCTACAAAAAACCCCGGCATCGGGGCCAAACAAATCCTGTGGATCGGTATCAGAAAGGTCATAATCCTTCCTGTGGGGATACGATCGAACTGACGTTGCACCTGAATCCAGCGGGCGATCGCATTGAAGATGTCAAGTTTGAAGGGGAAGGATGCGCGATCGCGATGGCTTCGGCTGATCTGATGGCAGAAGCGATGAGAGGCCGCAGCGTGGATGAAGCGATCGCCATGGTGCAACAGTTTCAGGACATGATGAAAGGCGGCGCAGAATTTCCCACCGAATTCCGCAAGCTAAATGTAATGCAGGGCGTTTCCCAGTTCCCCGTCCGCATTAAATGCGCCACCCTCACCTGGCATACCCTGAAAGCGGCTCTGGAATCTACCAATACTCAACCTTCTGCGGAGTATGTGAGCAACGAGTAG
- a CDS encoding Mo-dependent nitrogenase C-terminal domain-containing protein, translating to MLSSVRRQLDQLEIQSSFMAHWICRIVPSQCPFERDITVFGRQVAHIPPLCKLNPLYEEVVNLRFRALCYLADECGEDIQCYC from the coding sequence TTGCTGAGTTCTGTACGTCGGCAACTTGACCAACTGGAAATCCAAAGTTCTTTCATGGCCCATTGGATTTGTCGGATAGTCCCCTCCCAATGTCCCTTTGAGCGAGATATCACGGTGTTTGGTCGTCAGGTTGCTCACATTCCACCCCTCTGCAAACTAAACCCTCTTTACGAAGAAGTGGTCAATCTACGGTTTCGGGCACTTTGCTACCTGGCTGATGAATGCGGCGAAGATATTCAGTGCTATTGCTAA